From the genome of Rhizobium oryzihabitans:
CTATCGGGCCGAACTCGCCAAGACTACCATCGCCGATATTCTGGACGATCTCGCCGCCAATGATGATGGCGGGATTGCCGCGCGTGGCTGCGCCTTTCTGGAGCTGAACGAGCGCAAGACGATGACGCGCTGAGACCCGAAAACAGGCCCCCAAAAAAAGATCGACCTGCACCGGAGAGCTTCGCCACTTTCCGGACCGATGACGCATGACTTCAAACAGACCCAACCAATGGAGAGACCCATGAAAACCCGTATCAACTATGCCAAAGCATCGCCCGAAGCCTTCAAGGCCGTCATGGCTCTGGAAAATTACGTTCAGGGCAGCGGGCTAGAGCGTCGCTTCGTTCATCTCATCAAGCTGCGCGCCTCGATCATCAACGGCTGCGCCTTCTGTGTGGACATGCATGTGAAGGAGAGCCGCCATGACGGGCTTTCCGAACAATGGATCAACCTGATGAGCGTGTGGCGGGAATCCCCCGTTTATACCCAGCAGGAACGGGCGCTGCTCGGCTGGGTGGATGCGGTGACGAAAATTGCCGAAACCGGCGCCCCGGATGACGCCTTCGAGACGCTGAAAGCACATTTTTCCGATGAGGATATCGTGAAGATCACGGTCGCCATCGGCGCCATCAACACCTGGAACCGCATCGCCGTCGGTTTCCGCTCGCAGCATCCGGTCGATGCGGCTGCGAAGGCGGCGTGACCTCTTAAACCCAAAATGGGCGGCCGCTACATGGCGATGTAGCGGTCGTTTCTATGATTGATGGCAAGCGTCAGGTTCATGACCAGCGCCCGAGAATGGAGCAGACGATGACGAAAGGCGTGGCCACGAAGAACGAGCAGGCCAGCACCATGCCGTCAAAGGCGAGCTGGACGAGGCCGGCGCGCCAGCCGAAACGATCCTGAAGATAAAGCGCGAGGATGCCGAAACCGCCGAGACTGGTGCGATGACGGAACAGCGCCAGCATTCCGGCCGCGACCGTTAATCCGCCAAAGAGAGCGGCAGCAACCGGATTGATGCTCTGAAAGGCGAAAAAGCCGGGCATATATTCGGAAAGAAGCGCAGTCATGGCGATGGCGCAGAAGGTCTTGACCGTGAAGGCAAGGCCGAGACGGCGGAAGGCGAGATAATAGAACGGCAGATTGACGAGGAAGAACACCGCGCCGAAGCTGAAGCCGGTGGAATAATGCGCCAGAAAGGCAAGGCCCACCGTGCCGCCGGTGAGCAGGCCCGCGGTGGACAGCAGCGTCACACCCAGCGAGACGAGCATGCTGCCAGCCAGAACGCCCTGGGCATCCTCGAGCAGCGAATGACGATCGGGCGCGGAAGCCCAGATATTCACGCGCTTGCGCACAGTCGTATCGCCCATGTCCGTTCCCCTGATTTTCCGGCCTTGATCGAGCTATTGCGCAAAAGCGCGATGGATTTCAAGCGGCTTTACTCAGCGCACGACGATGTATCTGTCCGAACGGTGATTAATGGCGAGAAACATGTTGAGCACGAAAGCGCCGACAATCGAATAGACGACGGTGGCCGGATCGATGACGAGGAAGGCGCAGAGCATCACAAAAGCGTCGAAGGCGAGCTGGATCAGACCGGCACGGATGCCGAAGCGATCCTGAATATAGATGGCCAGAATGCCGATACCGCCTAGGCTGGCGCGGTGGCGATAAAGCGCCAGCAATCCGTAACCCAAAAGCAAGCCGCCCAGCAGCGCCGCCCAGAGCGGGTTGATGCTGTCAATGACCATCCAGCGCGCTTCCACTTCCGTCAGCACCGAAACGAGACCGATGGCAATGAAGGTCTTGAAGGAAAAGGCAAGACCGAGGCGGCGGAAGGAAAGATAGTAGAACGGCAGATTGACGAGAAAGAACAGGAGGCCGAAGCTGATGCCGAAGGCATAATGAATGAGGAAGGCGACGCCGGCGGTGCCGCCGGTCAGAAGGCCGACCTTGTTCAGCAGATAAAAGCCGAGTGCCGACACGATGGCTCCGGTGACGATGCCCTGCACGTCTTCCACCGGCGCATGTTTCGCCGGGTCCGAACTCCACATGCTGTAAACGCTTCTCGTTCTGCTCACGCTTTTTTCCCTCAGGTTCCGGCGTATTTTGCACTGCAAAAAACAGCCGATCAAGATGGATGCGTAAGGAAGGCTGACCTATCGTGAAAAAGGCAAGAAACGAGATGTTCAGGCTTTGGCGCGTGCAAGAAAAAGAATGCCGGAAAGGGGTTTTCCGGCATCCTTGCGAATGGTGGTTTTGCGGATTTCGATGAGAGAAAAGCCCGTCCGCTCCAGAAGGCCGGTCACGTAGCTTTTCGAATGCGCGTAACGAAGAGATTCCCGCAGAACGAAACCCTCCTCATCCCCCGCATCCTCTACCGAAAAGGCAAAGAAGCCGGAGGGCGCAAGCAGGGCTGAAACGATCGGCATGACGGTTTCGAGACTGCCGAGATACATCATCACATCGGCAGCGGCGACAAGGCCGGCGCGGTGTTCCACACTTTCCGGGCTGAACAGCCCGAGGTGGCGGCGTCCAGCGAAAGATCGGCCTGGCCGAGATGGTCGTAAAGACCCTTTTCCTCGGCCTTGGCAAGCATGTTCTGGGAGATATCGAAACCTTCCAGCCGCTTTGCCAGGGAGCGGATTTCGATGCCGAGAAGGCCTGTGCCGCAGCCAATGTCGACAATGGTGTCGAAGACGCCGCCATCCGCCGCCCTGCCGATCAGCTCCGCCAGTTTCTGCGGTACGCTGTAATCCAGTTTCTCGACGAGCGACGTTTCGAAACGGTCGGCATAATCGTCGAACAGCCCTTCCACATAACGGCTCGGCGGCTGCTCGGGTGTTTCCGCGGCACCGAGAACCGCGAGTTTCAGTTCGGCTGCGAACAGCCCTTCCGTATCCAGTGTGGCGACTTTCTCGTAAGCCGCCACGGCTTTTGCAGTCTCCTGGGCCTTTTCGTGATATTCCCCGAAGCGAAACCAGCCCGCCGTCCACCGTGGCGCAAGTTCAAGCGCCTGTTCCATGAGTTCGGCGGCGGCGGGATAATCACCGCTCTCCGCCAACATGCGGGCATAGTCCGCCCGGCGGTCGGCAATGACGTCACCGGAAGAAAACTGGTTTGGGGCCATTCAAGATTCCTGAGAAGATGCGGGCTGTCATTTATCAAGCCATAAAAAAACTCAAGTCCTATTTCATGGCAGCGGCGAATATGGCGCGATATAGTGCGCGAAAACTTGCATCGAAGCGGTGCGCCCCATATGTCAGGACAAAACAGGAGACTTGCTGATGGCCGGTGAGGTCAACAAAATGCTGGGTGATACGGTGGCCCGTACCGTGGTGAAGCTGCTGGTGGTTTCATTGCTCGTCGGCTTTCTGATGGCGATCTTCGGATTGACGCCGTGGAACATCATCTATGGCGCGCGCGATTTCGTGGTCGATCTCTGGCGCAGCGGTTTCCATGCGCTGGGCGCAATCGGCGACTATCTGATCCTCGGCGCTACGATCGTCATTCCCGTTTTCATCATCCTGCGTCTCCTGAGCTATCGCCGCTGACATGACCGACACATCATTCCAGACGCTCACCCGGCGCGGCTTCGTGCTGATTTCCGCCGGCTCCGTTCTTTCCGCCTGCGTTTCCGTGCCCACCAACAAGGGCATGCCGTCCGGCACCCGCGATGAGACCGCGGCAGCGCTTCCGATGGTTAACGAGTTGCGCCGCTCGAAGGGCCTTTCGCCACTCGCCATTAATGGCGCAGCAAGCGGTGCTGCCGCTTATCAGGCCGGCCGCATGGTCAAGGCGCAGAAGATGGCGCATCTGATCGGCCTGACCGACAGTTTCCTCATCCGCATGAAGGACGGCAATGTGCCGCTACCAGCGGCGGAGAACGTGGCCGCAGGTCAGGACAGCGTCGAGCGGGTCGTCAAGGCCTGGATCGGCTCTAAACATCATCTCGAAAACATGCTTGGGCCTTATAATGGCCTCGGCGTCGCGGTTGCCTATGATGCCGCCAGCCGCAACCGGCCCTATTGGGCGATGGTGCTCTGCGCGTGAGATAATGGGGCGGGGGCTAAAACCCCTCCACCCTCATTCCTGTGCCTGTCACAGGAATGAGGAGGAGGGCGCACCACAAGAAGCACTCCTCTTAACTGACGGCACCGTCTCGACCTTTAGATCATGCTCAGCCAAGCTTACGGTCGGCCCAGCGGTCCACCGCGCTGTCGCGCAAGTCGCGGATCGACTCCACGCCTTCGCGGGCGACCAGCTTCGACAGGCCCTTGACGATTGACGACGGCAGGCCGGGGCCTTCATAGACCATGCAGGAATAGA
Proteins encoded in this window:
- a CDS encoding carboxymuconolactone decarboxylase family protein; amino-acid sequence: MKTRINYAKASPEAFKAVMALENYVQGSGLERRFVHLIKLRASIINGCAFCVDMHVKESRHDGLSEQWINLMSVWRESPVYTQQERALLGWVDAVTKIAETGAPDDAFETLKAHFSDEDIVKITVAIGAINTWNRIAVGFRSQHPVDAAAKAA
- a CDS encoding YitT family protein — protein: MWSSDPAKHAPVEDVQGIVTGAIVSALGFYLLNKVGLLTGGTAGVAFLIHYAFGISFGLLFFLVNLPFYYLSFRRLGLAFSFKTFIAIGLVSVLTEVEARWMVIDSINPLWAALLGGLLLGYGLLALYRHRASLGGIGILAIYIQDRFGIRAGLIQLAFDAFVMLCAFLVIDPATVVYSIVGAFVLNMFLAINHRSDRYIVVR
- a CDS encoding DUF6460 domain-containing protein, which produces MAGEVNKMLGDTVARTVVKLLVVSLLVGFLMAIFGLTPWNIIYGARDFVVDLWRSGFHALGAIGDYLILGATIVIPVFIILRLLSYRR
- a CDS encoding CAP domain-containing protein → MTDTSFQTLTRRGFVLISAGSVLSACVSVPTNKGMPSGTRDETAAALPMVNELRRSKGLSPLAINGAASGAAAYQAGRMVKAQKMAHLIGLTDSFLIRMKDGNVPLPAAENVAAGQDSVERVVKAWIGSKHHLENMLGPYNGLGVAVAYDAASRNRPYWAMVLCA